GTCTCGCGAGCCACGGGACCGGCGCAGGGGCGCCACTCTCGGCCATGGCGGCGTACGTCGCCGCCAGCAGTGCCAGGTATCGGTCCGAGACGCCTTCAGTCGCCAGGAGGCGGCCAGCGGCCTCCCCTCCGGCATCCAGTTCTCGCGTGGCGTTCTCCAGGGTCTGCTGGGCCTTCGGCGCCATCTTGGCCAAGTTCACCGCCGCCGCGAGGTCGAGCCTTCGGAGCACGGTCGTGGAGATACCGCGCACGACGTCGCGCGGCTCGGCGCCCTCGGCTGGCTCCACGGTCATGCGTTGCGGTCCCCCCGTAATCGGGCCTTCCGGCCACCACATCCGGATCACCCAGCCCCCCTGCTGCTGAGTGACCTCGAATCCGCTCTCGTCTTCTCGCATACCCCGACCATACACCACCGGGTGTGGTCCACCCTGTGTTGACAACCCAGGGTGGACCATGCGAAAACTGTGGCCGAGGGCGAGCCACGGCAGGTGGGGCCCACGACGGGAAAGGCCGGCTCAGACGTGGCGAGAGCATGGGTAGCGCGCTCCAAGGACGACGCGAAGAAGTGGACAGCCTTCTGGTACAACCCGGACGGGAAGCAGCGCCAGAAGTCGTTTGAGACCAAGAAGCGCGCCGACGACCACCGGAAGCGGAAGGAGCAGGAGCTAGACGCCGGGACCTACCTGGACGACAAGCTCGGGAAGCAGCCCGTGACGGCCGTGTGGGAGCAGTGGACGACTCAAAGGAAGCTGACGAACAGCACCAGGAAGCAGTACCGCTCCATCCAGAACACGACGCTGGAACCGTTCTTCAAGGCTCGCTCCATCGTGTCGTTGAAGGTCGCGGACATTGAGCAGTGGCTCTTGTGGATGGAGCAGGACCGCAAGCTTTCTGCCCGCACACGTCGTCAGCGGTTCTCGTTCTTCTCCGGGATGATGGATTGGGCCGTCGTCAACGAGATCATCGGGCGCAATCCATGCAAGAAGATCCGGCACGCAGGCAGCCGCGCCAAGGAGATACGCGAGCACAAGAGCAATGCCCGGCGGCTGACCACCCGGGAAGTCCTGGCAATGCTGAACGGGGCCCCGCCCCGGTACCGGGCGATGCTCTGGCTCATGGCGGGATGCGGTCTCCGCATCGGTGAGGCCATGGCGGTCTCGCGCGATCAGATCGACTTTCAGGCCGAGGTCCTGCGCGTCGATTTCCAGATGGCGGAGGACGGCGAATCCGAGTCGGGGAAGAACAGCGCGCTACAGCGGCGGCACGTCAAGGCCCGGGATGAAGAGGAGCCGGGGCGCGTTGTGCCCCTTCCGCCGAACGTGGCGTTCGAGCTGCGCAGGCACATCAAGAACCACGGCGTGTGGGGCCCTGAGCGTCTGCTGTTCCCGAACGTAACCCGGACCGGGTACCTGTACGCGTCGTACTTCTACCGGCAAATCTGGCTGGTCGCCCTGACGAAGGGCGAGGTGACCTACTGCAAGCCGCACTCCATGCGGCACTACTACGGGTCCCGGTTGCTCTATGCGGGCGTGCCTGAGAACGACGTGGCCGACTGGATGGGACACAGCAGCACGGACGTGCTCCGCGAGCACTACCACTACATCTTCGAAGGGGCCGAGCAGCGCGGGCGCGCAGCCATCGCGAGCATGCTGACCCCCGGCGCGGACGACCCCACCGAGCGGGATGAAGTCGCCTGATCCGACCCACACGAAAGGCCCCCGGCATCATGCCGGGGGCCTTGTCGTTTGTGCAGGTCAGCACATGTTTCCAACCCAGTGTCAGCCCAGGATTTCCCCAGCATGACGCCCAGGAACACCCCGGAACGGACCCGAACGGACCGGAAGCCGATCAGGGCTGCCGGATCGGCCGAGTGGGCCGCTGACCTGCGAAAACCTTGCTACGGAAGGTTCCTCGCCATCACGATCCGCTGAACCTGATTCGTACCTTCATAAATCTGGGTGATCTTCGCGTCGCGCATCATGCGCTCCACCGGGTAGTCACGGGTGTAGCCGTAACCGCCGAGGAGCTGGACGGCGTCCGTGGTGACCTCCATGGCCACGTCGGAGGCGAAGCACTTGGCCGCGGCGCCGAAGAACGTGAGGTCCTCGTGGGCGCCTCCGGCGGAGACGCGCTCCGAGCGGGCGGCAGCCGAGTACGTCAGCTGGCGGGCGGCCTCGATCTTCATGGCCATGTCCGCGAGCATGAACTGCACGCCCTGGAAGTCGCCGATCGGCTTGCCGAACTGCTTGCGCTCCTGGACGTAGCCCTTGGCGTAGTCCAGGGCGCCCTGCGCGATGCCGAGCGCCTGGGCCGCGATCGTGATGCGGGTGTGGTCCAGGGTCTTCATCGCGGTGGCGAAGCCGGTGCCCTCGGCGCCGATCATGCGGTCGGCGGGGATCCGGACGTTGTCGAGGTAGACCTCGCGCGTCGGGGAGCCCTTGATGCCGAGCTTCTTCTCCGGGGCGCCGAAGGACACGCCCTCGTCGCCCTTCTCCACGACGAAGGCGCTGATGCCCTTGGAGCGCTTCTCCGGGTCGGTGACGGCCATGACCGTGTAGTACTCGGAGACGCCCGCGTTGGTGATCCAGCGCTTGACGCCGTTGAGGACCCAGAAGTCCCCGTCGCGCACGGCGCGGGTCTTCATGCCGGCGGCGTCGGAGCCCGCGTCCGGCTCGGAGAGCGCGTACGAGAACATCGCGTCGCCCTTGGCGAGCGGGCCGAGGTACTTGGCCTTGAGCTCCTCGGAACCGGAGAGGATCACCGGGAGCGAGCCGAGCTTGTTGACGGCCGGGATGAGGGAGGAGGACGCGCAGACGCGGGCCACCTCCTCGATCACGATCACGGTGGCGAGGGCGTCGGCGCCCGCGCCGCCGTAGGTCTCGGGCACGTGGACGGCGTGCAGGTCGCTGGCGACCAGGGCGTCGAGGGCCTCCTGCGGGAAGCGGGACTCCTCGTCGACCGCGGCGGCGAACGG
Above is a genomic segment from Streptomyces sp. NBC_01233 containing:
- a CDS encoding tyrosine-type recombinase/integrase, with protein sequence MARAWVARSKDDAKKWTAFWYNPDGKQRQKSFETKKRADDHRKRKEQELDAGTYLDDKLGKQPVTAVWEQWTTQRKLTNSTRKQYRSIQNTTLEPFFKARSIVSLKVADIEQWLLWMEQDRKLSARTRRQRFSFFSGMMDWAVVNEIIGRNPCKKIRHAGSRAKEIREHKSNARRLTTREVLAMLNGAPPRYRAMLWLMAGCGLRIGEAMAVSRDQIDFQAEVLRVDFQMAEDGESESGKNSALQRRHVKARDEEEPGRVVPLPPNVAFELRRHIKNHGVWGPERLLFPNVTRTGYLYASYFYRQIWLVALTKGEVTYCKPHSMRHYYGSRLLYAGVPENDVADWMGHSSTDVLREHYHYIFEGAEQRGRAAIASMLTPGADDPTERDEVA
- a CDS encoding acyl-CoA dehydrogenase family protein codes for the protein MAGSADFDLYRPAEEHDMLRESVRSLAEAKILPFAAAVDEESRFPQEALDALVASDLHAVHVPETYGGAGADALATVIVIEEVARVCASSSLIPAVNKLGSLPVILSGSEELKAKYLGPLAKGDAMFSYALSEPDAGSDAAGMKTRAVRDGDFWVLNGVKRWITNAGVSEYYTVMAVTDPEKRSKGISAFVVEKGDEGVSFGAPEKKLGIKGSPTREVYLDNVRIPADRMIGAEGTGFATAMKTLDHTRITIAAQALGIAQGALDYAKGYVQERKQFGKPIGDFQGVQFMLADMAMKIEAARQLTYSAAARSERVSAGGAHEDLTFFGAAAKCFASDVAMEVTTDAVQLLGGYGYTRDYPVERMMRDAKITQIYEGTNQVQRIVMARNLP